One genomic region from Ovis canadensis isolate MfBH-ARS-UI-01 breed Bighorn chromosome 24, ARS-UI_OviCan_v2, whole genome shotgun sequence encodes:
- the LOC138428884 gene encoding mucin-3A-like yields MANPPSDASSQPVATEVPSPPSLTSSATPSSTLYAPASTTSTPSTIYSSGSTLTSAFTSPLPASATPHTSTTLPPSTATPPSDASSQPVATEVPSPPSLTSSATPSSTATPPSDASSQPVATEVPSPPSLTSSATPSSTLYAPASTTSTPVATNSPTSSTGVPRSPPPAPSTEPASASTPNTSPLPTDMTSTIYSSGSTLTSAFTSPLPASATPHTSTTLPPSSVRTPAPSSSSATPSSTLYAPASTTSTPVATNSPTSSTGVPRSPPPAPSTEPASASTPNTSPLPTDMTTTEPASASTPNTSPLPTDMTTLPATHTTAGPSPPASTPTTSSATPSSTLYAPASTTASTIYSSESTLTSAFTSPLPASAPTSSTGVPRSPPPAPSREPASASTPNTSPLPTDMTPSSSIVQTSMNVPASSDSAEVSTLLPATTQSAFMDSAGSSTSRTDLSFTLSLSGASPPTTDKIPSFSTTRNTGTTSNIVTPWATSPSETSVSPNIQSTATPFQSTSIPGPSLGPSLMPSSNAWNTQAESITSDAISMSSSMQEMAETTLAPISTHLYLYQSSALGLSSTAASTQTAKTRDTTLLASSALRTTATPISTISVGSLTTDIPSLFPITSSATQTSTVHFQTSPVSTPVTSGTLTAPSSPVSFRSFTTREPVLTETTAPTPLFTLPTIPAAQSTSTPPSPTGTFTATRTEVTTPTHTSPHATLITASSRTPSTPEAAKTGTTQMATAPASITALSTSGVSPSSAFPILITSTNAISTPFGTIISSSIPAIMSSSTIPNSEVSMTSSSFSTSSHMSSTENTGPSSVTDFPTFSSTETTKTSSTMTSLMTSPTQTTAMLTLSSPSPCPESISVAIVSASPTTPCIEVGPNAEVTSMPTVPLSVFTSTTEMATSPNPTTMTTLFPDKLGASPPMLDTNPSNKTAAPSSINIGRIPINTVFPSTRRPNSGTWINSNFVNTRPVPGFITFPRIVKRRRRSSSSVMTTRKLTPQSLRITRVPRIPVDTRTLSTHTSRRTTLTTTQMATQSRFISSPGICDNGGTWTQGHCFCPRTFYGSHCELAAREIYLDMVDSEVGMEVSVDQEFSADLKDNSSKVYRDFVNTFRDQIKKIYQNVQGFKEVQILSLRNGSIVVEYLVLLELPFSLQVEEEYEKVKVALKEELQNVSQDGNSCQNDQVLCFKPDSIKVNNNTRTELSPEAICRRAAAEGFEDFYFPFLEENQLRCVTNCTAGVEGAIDCHQGQCVLQRSGPSCRCFSTDTHWFWGPRCEVAISWKALAGGLAGAGALLLLLLVVALSLFVVRSRRRDRQGRGRSRDDRKLFETWDESAKLAFSNFAFQQDRRVKDKNFSVALDTVDTNARVRSRDGLMVRSCHSPALSGLPPRAGGWLGQEAVTS; encoded by the exons aTGGCGAATCCTCCCAGTGACGCCTCTAGCCAGCCTGTCGCCACGGAGGTGCCCTCTCCGCCGTCCCTCACATCCTCCGCCacgcccagcagcacactctatgctcccgcgtccaccacctccactccc tccaccatctactccagcgggagcaccctcacttccgccttcacctcacccctcccggcctccgccacgccgcacacatccacgactctccctccctcc acggcgactcctcccagtgacgcctctagccagcctgtcgccacggaggtgccctctccgccgtccctcacatcctccgccacgcccagcagc acggcgactcctcccagtgacgcctctagccagcctgtcgccacggaggtgccctctccgccgtccctcacatcctccgccacgcccagcagcacactctatgctcccgcgtccaccacctccactcccgtggccaccaatagcccgacctcgtccacgggggtgcctcgctcccctccacctgcccccagcacagagcccgcctccgcctccaccccgaacaccagccctctgcccaccgacatgacc tccaccatctactccagcgggagcaccctcacttccgccttcacctcacccctcccggcctccgccacgccgcacacatccacgactctccctccctcctcggtcaggacgccagcccccagctcc tcctccgccacgcccagcagcacactctatgctcccgcgtccaccacctccactcccgtggccaccaatagcccgacctcgtccacgggggtgcctcgctcccctccacctgcccccagcacagagcccgcctccgcctccaccccgaacaccagccctctgcccaccgacatgaccaca acagagcccgcctccgcctccaccccgaacaccagccctctgcccaccgacatgaccacactccccgccacgcacaccactgccggcccctcgcctcccgccagcacgcccacc acatcctccgccacgcccagcagcacactctatgctcccgcgtccaccacc gcttccaccatctactccagcgagagcaccctcacttccgccttcacctcacccctcccggcctccgcc ccgacctcgtccacgggggtgcctcgctcccctccacctgcccccagcagagagcccgcctccgcctccaccccgaacaccagccctctgcccaccgacATGACCCCTAGCTCCAGTATTGTGCAGACATCCATGAATGTGCCTGCATCCTCTGACAGTGCAGAGGTGTCTACCCTGTTACCAGCCACCACCCAGTCCGCATTCATGGATTCTGCTGGTTCCTCCACCTCCAGGACTGACCTCAGCTTCACACTTTCTCTGTCTGGGGCATCCCCCCCCACCACAGATAAAATCCCATCTTTCTCCACTACCCGTAATACAGGAACAACCTCTAATATCGTGACACCCTGGGCCACTAGCCCTAGTGAGACATCTGTGTCCCCTAACATCCAAAGTACAGCAACTCCCTTCCAGTCTACCAGCATTCCAGGTCCATCTTTAGGTCCTTCTCTCATGCCTAGCAGCAATGCCTGGAACACTCAGGCAGAGAGCATCACCTCAGATGCAATTAGCATGTCTAGTTCAATGCAGGAAATGGCTGAAACCACTTTGGCACCCATCAGTACTCATCTATACCTGTATCAGTCCAGTGCCTTGGGACTGTCCTCCACTGCAGCTTCTACACAAACAGCCAAGACGAGGGACACAACCCTGCTTGCTTCATCTGCTTTGAGAACCACAGCTACTCCTATCAGTACCATTTCTGTAGGGTCTCTAACAACAgatattccttctctttttcccatCACATCCTCAGCCACTCAAACAAGTACAGTGCATTTTCAGACATCTCCAGTCTCTACGCCAGTGACCAGTGGTACCTTGACAGCACCCAGTTCGCCTGTATCATTTCGATCTTTCACAACCAGAGAACCAGTACTCACTGAAAccacagcccccacccctctGTTTACCCTACCCACGATCCCTGCCGCCCAGTCCACGTCCACCCCTCCATCTCCGACGGGGACGTTTACTGCAACCAGGACTGAGGTCACCACTCCCACGCATACGTCTCCCCATGCCACCTTGATCACAGCATCCTCTCGCACTCCCTCAACCCCAGAAGCTGCCAAGACTGGGACCACACAGATGGCAACAGCACCCGCCTCCATAACAGCTCTCAGTACTTCAGGCGTCTCTCCCTCTTCAGCTTTCCCTATACTGATTACTTCTACTAATGCAATAAGTACCCCTTTCGGTACCATCATCTCCTCTTCAATACCTGCAATAATGTCGTCTTCCACTATCCCAAATTCAGAGGTCTCTATGACAAGTAGTTCTTTTTCTACCTCCTCTCATATGTCCAGTACAGAAAACACAGGCCCTTCCTCTGTCACTGATTTTCCCACCTTTTCATCGACTGAAACGACAAAAACTTCTTCCACCATGACTTCCCTAATGACATCTCCTACCCAGACGACCGCCATGCTGACTTTGTCTTCCCCCAGCCCGTGTCCAGAGTCCATATCAGTTGCAATAGTGTCTGCCTCTCCCACGACACCATGTATCGAAGTGGGTCCAAATGCTGAAGTTACCTCGATGCCCACTGTCCCGTTATCAGTTTTCACCTCTACTACTGAGATGGCCACCTCTCCCAATCCCACAACCATGACAACTCTGTTCCCTGATAAACTGGGTGCTTCTCCTCCCATGCTGGACACTAACCCCTCCAACAAGACTGCTGCTCCCAGTTCTATCAACATTGGAAGAATTCCCATCAACACGGTTTTCCCGAGCACACGAAGGCCTAATAGTGGGACCTGGATCAACTCCAACTTTGTAAATACTCGGCCTGTGCCTGGTTTCATTACCTTCCCACGCATCGTGAAACGTAGAAGGAGATCTTCATCTTCCGTGATGACTACACGCAAGTTGACACCTCAAAGCCTACGGATCACCAGAGTTCCACGGATACCGGTGGACACCAGGACTCTCTCTACGCATACATCTCGCAGGACAACTTTGACCACGACTCAGATGGCCACACAGTCTAGGTTTATCAGCAGcccag GCATTTGTGACAATGGTGGCACCTGGACGCAGGGCCACTGCTTCTGTCCCCGAACTTTCTATGGCTCCCACTGCGAGTTGGCTGCCAGAGAGATATATCTGG ATATGGTGGACAGTGAAGTGGGCATGGAGGTGTCTGTCGACCAGGAGTTTTCCGCGGACCTCAAGGACAACAGTTCTAAGGTCTACAGGGATTTCGTGAACACATTCCGGGATCAG ataaagaagatttaccAAAACGTGCAGGGATTCAAGGAGGTGCAGATCCTTTCTCTGAG gaaTGGCAGCATCGTGGTGGAATATCTAGTCCTGCTGGAATTACCCTTCAGCCTCCAGGTGGAGGAGGAGTATGAGAAAGTGAAGGTGGCCTTGAAGGAGGAGCTCCAGAATGTCAGCCAGGATGGGAACAGCTGCCAGAATGACCAGG TCCTATGTTTCAAGCCTGACTCCATCAAGGTGAACAACAACACCAGGACGGAGCTGTCACCTGAAG CCATCTGTCGCCGCGCTGCTGCCGAAGGTTTTGAGGATTTCTACTTCCCTTTCCTGGAGGAGAACCAGCTCCGCTGTGTCACCAACTGCACAGCGGGTGTGGAAGGCGCCATCGACTGCCATCAGGGCCAATGCGTTCTGCAGAGGAGTGGTCCTTCTTGCCG CTGCTTCTCCACGGACACGCACTGGTTCTGGGGCCCGCGCTGCGAGGTGGCCATCTCCTGGAAGGCGCTGGCTGGGGGCCTGGCGGGAGCCGGGGccctccttctgctgctgctggtggtggcgCTGAGCTTGTTCGTCGTGCGCTCCCGGAGGAGGGATAGGCAAGGCCGAGGCAG GTCCAGGGACGATAGGAAGTTGTTCGAGACCTGGGATGAGAGTGCAAAACTGGCTTTTTCTAACTTTGCCTTCCAGCAGGACAGAAGAG ttaaagataaaaatttctcTGTGGCCTTGGACACTGTGGATACCAATGCCAGGGTGAGGAGTCGGGATGGGTTGATGGTAAGGAGCTgtcacagtccagctctctctGGCCTCccccccagggcagggggctggctgggacaggaggcagtgacctcCTAG